TCGCCGACCGTCGCGCGCACGCGCGCCGCGTCAATCGACAGTTCCAGCAGGTTCCCCTGGCCGGATTCCGCAGCCCGCGTCAGCGCCGCCAACGCGGCATCGACGGCGCCCTGATCGCGGGTCCGGCGCAGGGCCGCCAGCCGTTCGGTCTGCGAGGCCAGCACCTGGGCGTTATCGATGCTGAGCACGTCCACACGCTCGGGGTTTTCGACGGCATAGCGATTGACGCCGACGATCGTCTCCTCACCGCGGTCGATCCGGGCCTGCCGGCGGGTCGCCGATTCCTCGATCCGCAGCTTGGGCATGCCGACCGCCACCGCCTTGGTCATGCCGCCGAGCTCGTCGACCTCGCCGATCAGGGCGCGCGCGGCGTCCGCCAGATCGCGGGTCAGCGCTTCGACGTAATAGGATCCGCCCAGCGGGTCGATGACCTTGGGAATGCCGGTTTCCTCAGCCAGGATCAACTGCGTGTTGCGGGCGATGCGGGCAGAGAAATCCGTCGGCAGGCCCAGCGCCTCGTCGAAAGCGTTGGTGTGCAGGCTCTGCGTACCGCCCAGCACCGCTGCCATCGCCTCGATGGTCGTCCGCACGACGTTGTTATAGGGGTCCTGTTCGGTCAGCGAGACGCCGGACGTCTGGCAATGGGTGCGCAGCATGCTGGACCGGGGGTCCTTTGGCGCGAATTCCCGTTCGATCATTTCCGCCCACAGCACCCGGGCGGCCCGCAGCTTTGCCACCTCCATGAAGAAATTCATGCCGATGCCGAAAAAGAACGACAGGCGCGGTGCAAAGGCATCGACATCCAGACCGCGCGCGACCGCCGTGCGGACATATTCCAGCCCGTCGGCCAAGGTGAACGCCAGTTCCTCGACCGCCGTCGCGCCCGCTTCCTGCATGTGATAACCGCTGATCGAGATCGAGTTGAAGCGCGGCATGTTGGCGGCGGTGTATTCGATGACGTCGGCCACGATGCGCATCGACGGTTCCGGCGGGAAAATATAGGTGTTGCGGACCATGAACTCCTTCAGAATGTCGTTCTGAATGGTGCCGCTGAGCGCCGACGGCGCGACGCCCTGCTCCTCGGCCGCAACGATGTAGCCCGCCAGCACCGGCAGGACAGCGCCGTTCATGGTCATCGACACCGACATCCGGTCCAGCGGGATCTGGTCGAACAGGATCTTCATATCCTCGACGCTGTCGATCGCGACACCCGCCTTGCCAACATCGCCGACGACGCGCGGATGATCGCTGTCATAGCCGCGATGGGTCGCCAGATCGAACGCGACCGACAATCCCGACTGGCCGGCCGCCAGATTGGCCCGATAGAACGCGTTGCTGCGCTCCGCCGTGGCGAACCCGGCATACTGGCGCAGCGTCCAGGGGCGGTTGGTGTACATAGTGGCGCGGGGGCCGCGCACATACGGCGCCGTGCCGGGGGCGGAATTCAGTCCCGGCACACCTGCCAGATCGGCGGCCGTGTACAGCGGCTTGATGGTCAGCCCCTCCGGCGTCTCCCAGACGTGCGTGTGCAGCGGCTTGTCCTTCAACTCGCGCTGGGCAGCGTCCGCCCATGCCGCAAGGATGTCTTTGTCCGATCCGCTCATGGCCTTACCCCGCAGCACCGCATTCCATCATTGCCGACATCCTACAGCGCCCGCCCCGGCCCGGTCCATCGTCGCGGCCCCTGTCTGGTGGGCATCTCACCAGGCGAGTCACGACACCGGGCGCCAAAAATATGTTGCATGCCGTGAAATGCAACTTTAAAGAGGAAATCCTTCGGCATAGTTCTCCAATCCGCGTCGACCACCAGCGAAAGCCGCCATTGATGAGGAACAAGCTACCCCAATACCCCTGGTCGTTCAGCGAAGATCAGAGCCCGTATTGCCGGAACGTCACGGTCGACGGCCGCCGCACCAGCGTCCGCATGGAACCGATGATCTGGCAGAGCCTCGCCGAAATCGCAGAGGCCGAAAGCTATACGATCAACCATCTCTGCACCCTGGTCGACCAGCGTCGCGGCCCCATGGGGCTGACGGCGGCGATCCGCCTGTTCGTTCTGCACTACTACCGCCTTGCCATCGCCACGGCCGATGCCGACCGAAATCAGACGGCCGCCGATACGGCGCCGGCGCAGCCGCCGGGTTTCAGCGACCCCGGCACGACGGAACTGGTGCCCGGTCCGGCATCCGTCGATCAGGCACTGGCGATCTTCGTCTGGACAGACGAAGCGCTTGCCCGGGTCGGCGGCGCCAATCCGGCGTCGGGCCAACAGGGAGAGCAGCGGGTCTGACGCGGCTCCGCAGCACTTCAGGCCGGTCGGAAGCCCGGCATGACGAGTGTGGGGCGCAGGCCGAATTCTTCGATCGCGGCTTCCAGCTTGACCGGATCGGGCCGACCGTCGGCATCGATGCCCAGATCGCCGGTGTGGATGCCATGGCCGGTGACCAGCATGCTGTCGAGACCGGCGTTGTGGGCGCCGAGGATGTCGGTGCGAAACGCATCGCCGACACCCAGTATGCGTGGTGCGGCGACGCCCCGGCCGGCCAGCGTGCGGGTGATCATCGACCGGCACAGATCATAGACGGGCGCATGGGGCTTGCCATGATAGGCAACTTTGCCGCCGAGGCTTTCGTAATGGGTCGCAAGGGCGCCGGCGCAAATGGCCCGGAACCCGCCGGCAACCACCACCAGGTCGGGATTGGCGCAGACCATGGGCAATCCGTGCGCCGCAGCGTCGGCAAGCACATCGGCATAGTCGGCCACTGTCTCGTCCGGGTCGTCGATGCCGGTGACCAGCACGAAACTGGCGTCCGCGGCACGCTCGACCGGCACCAGACCCGGCGCTGACACGGTATCGACGTCGCGCGGCGGCCCAATATGCAGGACGCGATGCCCCAGGGATTGATGAAACGCGTCCGGGCGATCCGACAGCGCGGTGTGCGTCGCCTCGCCCGATGTCAGCAAATGCGTATAAAGGCCATCGTCGATGCCGATCTCGCGCATGCGGGCGGCGACGGTTTCCGCGCGGCGCGGGGCGTTGGACAGCAGGCAGACGACCTTGCCGGCGTCACGAAGCATGGTCAGCCCCTCGATAACGCCCGGCAGCGGCTGCTCGCCATCATGGATCACGCCCCAGAGATCGACGATGAACGCGTCATAGGGATGCCGGTCTATCAGCGCCGCCATCCCGTCAA
This Fodinicurvata sp. EGI_FJ10296 DNA region includes the following protein-coding sequences:
- a CDS encoding TIGR01459 family HAD-type hydrolase — its product is MASPHVSGSRAGGSPVASSGANAGADRTTPGRIGLPIFVDGMAALIDRHPYDAFIVDLWGVIHDGEQPLPGVIEGLTMLRDAGKVVCLLSNAPRRAETVAARMREIGIDDGLYTHLLTSGEATHTALSDRPDAFHQSLGHRVLHIGPPRDVDTVSAPGLVPVERAADASFVLVTGIDDPDETVADYADVLADAAAHGLPMVCANPDLVVVAGGFRAICAGALATHYESLGGKVAYHGKPHAPVYDLCRSMITRTLAGRGVAAPRILGVGDAFRTDILGAHNAGLDSMLVTGHGIHTGDLGIDADGRPDPVKLEAAIEEFGLRPTLVMPGFRPA
- the scpA gene encoding methylmalonyl-CoA mutase, with the translated sequence MSGSDKDILAAWADAAQRELKDKPLHTHVWETPEGLTIKPLYTAADLAGVPGLNSAPGTAPYVRGPRATMYTNRPWTLRQYAGFATAERSNAFYRANLAAGQSGLSVAFDLATHRGYDSDHPRVVGDVGKAGVAIDSVEDMKILFDQIPLDRMSVSMTMNGAVLPVLAGYIVAAEEQGVAPSALSGTIQNDILKEFMVRNTYIFPPEPSMRIVADVIEYTAANMPRFNSISISGYHMQEAGATAVEELAFTLADGLEYVRTAVARGLDVDAFAPRLSFFFGIGMNFFMEVAKLRAARVLWAEMIEREFAPKDPRSSMLRTHCQTSGVSLTEQDPYNNVVRTTIEAMAAVLGGTQSLHTNAFDEALGLPTDFSARIARNTQLILAEETGIPKVIDPLGGSYYVEALTRDLADAARALIGEVDELGGMTKAVAVGMPKLRIEESATRRQARIDRGEETIVGVNRYAVENPERVDVLSIDNAQVLASQTERLAALRRTRDQGAVDAALAALTRAAESGQGNLLELSIDAARVRATVGEMTEALERVFTRHRAVTRSISGVYGHAYEGDEGYAKIVADVAAFAEREGRRPRLLVVKLGQDGHDRGAKVIATAFADIGFDVDVGPLFQTPEEAARQAIENDAHVIGVSSQAAGHMTLVPSLAAALKAEGGDDILIVCGGVIPPQDYDALMEAGVAAIYGPGTNIPMAAAEVLALLDARQ
- a CDS encoding ribbon-helix-helix domain-containing protein gives rise to the protein MRNKLPQYPWSFSEDQSPYCRNVTVDGRRTSVRMEPMIWQSLAEIAEAESYTINHLCTLVDQRRGPMGLTAAIRLFVLHYYRLAIATADADRNQTAADTAPAQPPGFSDPGTTELVPGPASVDQALAIFVWTDEALARVGGANPASGQQGEQRV